The following are encoded in a window of Aromatoleum petrolei genomic DNA:
- a CDS encoding ThuA domain-containing protein — protein MIGSKISVIVWNEFQHERENPAVRAIYPEGLHAVIASALRETPALGAGALPLEIGTATLDQPEHGLDEERLAGCDVLVWWGHKAHDQVSDAVVERVQRRVLEGMGLIVLHSGHFSKIFRRLLGTNCSLKWREADEKERVWVVEPSHPIAAGLPEYFELPCEEMYGERFDVPAPDETVFISWFEGGEVFRSGLCWQRGHGRIFYFRPGHEAYPTYHDANVQRVIANAVQWAAPRVRIADRCPMSPPLEKLSAKTGSFARVGIVQEMGEGK, from the coding sequence ATGATCGGATCAAAGATTTCTGTCATTGTCTGGAACGAATTTCAACACGAGCGCGAGAATCCGGCCGTGCGTGCCATCTATCCGGAAGGGCTGCACGCGGTCATTGCTTCCGCCCTGCGCGAGACGCCCGCCCTCGGCGCCGGTGCGCTGCCGCTCGAGATCGGCACTGCGACCCTGGATCAGCCCGAGCATGGCCTCGACGAGGAGCGCCTGGCGGGTTGCGACGTGCTGGTGTGGTGGGGGCACAAGGCGCACGATCAGGTCTCGGATGCCGTCGTCGAGCGCGTCCAGCGCCGCGTCCTCGAGGGCATGGGGCTGATCGTGCTGCACTCCGGGCACTTCTCGAAGATCTTCCGCCGCCTGCTGGGCACGAACTGCTCGCTGAAGTGGCGCGAAGCGGACGAGAAGGAACGCGTGTGGGTCGTCGAGCCCTCGCACCCGATCGCCGCCGGGCTGCCGGAATATTTCGAGCTGCCGTGCGAGGAGATGTACGGCGAGCGCTTCGACGTGCCTGCGCCCGACGAGACGGTGTTCATCTCGTGGTTCGAGGGCGGCGAGGTATTCCGCTCGGGCCTGTGCTGGCAACGCGGCCACGGGCGCATCTTCTACTTCCGCCCCGGCCACGAGGCGTACCCGACCTACCACGACGCCAATGTGCAGCGCGTGATCGCCAACGCCGTGCAGTGGGCGGCACCGCGCGTACGCATCGCCGACCGCTGCCCGATGTCGCCGCCACTGGAGAAACTCTCGGCGAAGACAGGCAGCTTCGCACGCGTCGGAATCGTGCAGGAAATGGGGGAGGGTAAATGA
- a CDS encoding helix-turn-helix transcriptional regulator, which translates to MRVYLDDFLRRIAAGALPLRLPGTVGDAVPRVDGHFHLVPELFLQVAGSTLFRFPHTEVELAQGEALVVPPRLLHAEEVRGGEDGKPFCNVVIYAEAPSLSCHIAHEESPGRPGILHLEVRHHAQAANIHSWLGDAARLARSVSGATDAALPPWTEVQTRALVSAAIAGVLQALDEIQPEARPEPPLVARARIIIQNRLGDHALSVKCLAGQLGCTADYLSHLFGQTAGEHLVAYINRQRMERGARLLRETGMAGKEIAWACGFASQSYFIRNFRAHFGMTPAAWRSGRAERG; encoded by the coding sequence ATGCGCGTCTACCTCGACGATTTCCTGCGCCGGATTGCTGCGGGCGCCCTGCCCCTGCGACTGCCCGGCACCGTGGGCGATGCCGTGCCGCGTGTCGATGGGCACTTCCATCTCGTGCCCGAGTTGTTCTTGCAGGTGGCGGGCTCGACGCTTTTCCGCTTCCCGCACACGGAGGTCGAGCTCGCCCAAGGCGAGGCGCTGGTGGTGCCGCCGCGCCTGTTGCATGCCGAGGAGGTGCGCGGCGGCGAGGACGGCAAGCCCTTCTGCAACGTCGTGATCTATGCCGAGGCGCCCTCGCTGAGTTGTCACATCGCGCACGAGGAGTCGCCGGGAAGACCTGGCATCCTGCATCTGGAAGTCCGCCACCATGCCCAGGCGGCGAACATCCACAGCTGGCTCGGAGACGCGGCGCGGCTCGCACGCAGTGTGAGCGGCGCGACGGATGCCGCCCTCCCGCCGTGGACGGAAGTTCAGACCCGTGCCCTCGTATCGGCCGCCATCGCGGGGGTGCTGCAGGCGCTGGACGAGATCCAGCCGGAGGCGCGCCCGGAGCCGCCGCTGGTGGCGCGCGCGCGCATCATCATCCAGAACCGGCTAGGCGACCATGCGCTGAGCGTCAAGTGCCTGGCCGGGCAACTCGGCTGCACGGCCGACTACCTTTCGCACCTCTTCGGCCAGACTGCCGGCGAGCACCTCGTCGCCTACATCAACCGCCAGCGCATGGAACGCGGCGCGCGCCTGCTGCGCGAGACGGGCATGGCCGGCAAGGAGATCGCGTGGGCCTGCGGATTCGCGAGCCAGAGCTATTTCATCCGCAATTTCCGCGCGCATTTCGGCATGACACCCGCGGCCTGGCGAAGCGGTCGAGCCGAACGGGGCTGA
- a CDS encoding Gfo/Idh/MocA family protein → MSGYQQESARAAAAGVPAADERRLRVGVIGLGIGRMHIEGWRQHPAVEVVAIADTDAARLDAVGEQFGIVARYTDAEKMLAIEDLDVVSVCTPNKFHKPLAIAAFAAGCHVLCEKPMAMSADEGRDMLAAARCAGKRLMINFSYRFSAQSRALKAQVDAGLFGDFYFGRSVWHRRRGLPGFGGWFGTKALAGGGPLIDLGVHRLDLALWLMGYPRPVWVMGSTYDPIARELAEKSGKRFDVEDLAAALIRFDNGATLVLEASWAANIGEAELMETRLLGTRAGLLQHNLDEGYRFDAHVFTEQNGAQFDLHLHPPAADAPSAMHDFAAAILDEQPHPASGEEGLVVMEILDAIYASARSGEPVRIAA, encoded by the coding sequence ATGAGCGGCTACCAGCAGGAAAGTGCCCGCGCGGCGGCGGCCGGCGTTCCGGCAGCGGACGAACGGCGGCTGCGCGTCGGGGTCATCGGCCTGGGGATTGGGCGAATGCACATCGAGGGCTGGCGTCAGCACCCGGCAGTTGAAGTGGTCGCCATCGCGGATACCGATGCGGCGCGCCTCGATGCGGTCGGCGAGCAGTTCGGCATCGTTGCGCGCTACACCGATGCCGAGAAGATGCTTGCCATCGAGGATCTCGATGTCGTGAGCGTATGCACGCCGAACAAGTTCCACAAACCGCTCGCGATCGCCGCCTTCGCGGCCGGATGCCACGTGCTGTGCGAGAAGCCCATGGCGATGAGCGCGGACGAAGGGCGCGACATGCTGGCGGCCGCGCGCTGCGCGGGCAAGCGCCTGATGATCAACTTCTCGTACCGCTTCAGCGCGCAGTCTCGGGCCCTGAAGGCGCAGGTCGATGCGGGGCTTTTCGGTGACTTCTACTTCGGGCGTTCGGTGTGGCACCGCCGCCGCGGGTTGCCCGGTTTCGGCGGCTGGTTCGGCACGAAGGCGCTTGCGGGCGGCGGGCCGCTGATCGACCTCGGCGTGCATCGCCTCGATCTGGCGCTCTGGTTGATGGGGTATCCGAGGCCGGTCTGGGTGATGGGCAGCACGTATGATCCGATTGCGCGGGAACTCGCGGAAAAGTCCGGCAAGCGTTTCGACGTCGAAGATCTGGCGGCGGCGCTGATCCGCTTCGACAACGGTGCGACGCTCGTGCTCGAGGCGTCCTGGGCGGCGAACATCGGCGAGGCGGAACTGATGGAAACGCGCCTGCTCGGCACCCGGGCAGGGCTCTTGCAGCACAACCTCGACGAAGGATACCGATTCGATGCCCATGTGTTCACCGAGCAGAACGGTGCGCAGTTCGACCTGCACCTGCATCCGCCGGCTGCCGACGCACCTTCGGCGATGCACGACTTCGCTGCGGCGATCCTCGACGAGCAACCTCATCCGGCGAGCGGCGAGGAGGGTTTGGTGGTGATGGAGATCCTCGACGCGATCTACGCGAGCGCCCGCAGCGGCGAGCCGGTGAGGATCGCTGCATGA
- a CDS encoding MFS transporter, giving the protein MSAGAASLARGRDLPLRRARWATRAQFAVLGVFAGAWGAHLPSVKQRYALDEAALSIVLLAAALGAVSTLLFAGRLVARFGARRVVLGGGMAMCAAIAVVLVLPGLGLLLPAALVFGAGMSLFDVSINSEGSELEHLTGRAIMSNLHGMFSVGGMAGAATVAVLLRADVAPAVQLAGVGAGLALVIVTAARGMLDTHAGGEEQAHFVWPRGVLLLIGLLILAGMIAEGVMYDWCVLYLKQELGMPQANAALGYAVFSAAMALSRFGGDALRERFPERVVLSAGASLAAVAMATVLLAATPWVALIGFALVGAGLAPVAPILLNAATRVPSVSRAAAIASVTSIGYSGFMIGPPLIGGLAHSSSLTAALSVVVIGAALLALGAGRISART; this is encoded by the coding sequence ATGAGCGCGGGGGCGGCGAGCCTCGCTCGCGGTCGCGATCTTCCGTTGCGCCGCGCGCGCTGGGCGACTCGAGCGCAGTTCGCCGTCCTCGGCGTTTTCGCGGGGGCGTGGGGCGCGCACCTGCCCTCGGTCAAGCAACGCTATGCGCTCGACGAGGCCGCGCTCTCCATCGTCCTGCTCGCGGCCGCTCTCGGCGCCGTGTCCACGCTGTTGTTCGCCGGCAGGCTGGTCGCGCGCTTCGGCGCCCGCCGTGTGGTGCTCGGTGGCGGGATGGCGATGTGCGCGGCCATCGCGGTCGTGCTGGTGCTGCCCGGACTGGGGTTGCTGCTGCCGGCTGCGCTGGTGTTCGGCGCCGGGATGAGTCTCTTCGATGTTTCGATCAATAGCGAAGGATCGGAACTGGAGCATCTCACGGGTCGCGCCATCATGAGCAATCTGCACGGCATGTTCAGCGTCGGCGGGATGGCGGGCGCGGCCACCGTTGCGGTGCTGCTGCGGGCGGACGTCGCGCCGGCGGTGCAGCTCGCGGGGGTCGGTGCCGGGCTCGCGCTCGTGATCGTCACCGCTGCGCGAGGGATGCTCGACACCCATGCGGGTGGCGAGGAGCAGGCGCATTTCGTGTGGCCGAGAGGGGTTCTGCTGCTGATCGGTCTGCTCATCCTGGCGGGCATGATTGCCGAGGGGGTGATGTACGACTGGTGCGTGCTGTACCTCAAGCAGGAGCTGGGGATGCCGCAGGCGAACGCAGCCCTCGGGTACGCGGTGTTCTCGGCGGCGATGGCCCTGTCGCGTTTTGGCGGCGATGCGTTGCGCGAGCGTTTTCCCGAGCGGGTGGTGCTAAGTGCGGGAGCGAGCCTTGCGGCGGTTGCGATGGCGACCGTGTTGCTGGCGGCAACGCCATGGGTCGCGCTGATCGGGTTCGCCTTGGTGGGGGCCGGCCTCGCCCCCGTCGCACCCATCCTCCTCAACGCCGCGACCCGGGTGCCGAGCGTGAGCCGTGCCGCGGCCATTGCGTCGGTGACTTCCATCGGATACAGCGGGTTCATGATCGGGCCGCCCCTGATTGGCGGGCTCGCGCATTCCAGTTCGCTGACGGCGGCCCTTTCGGTCGTGGTCATCGGTGCCGCACTGCTGGCCCTCGGTGCGGGCAGGATCTCCGCCCGGACCTGA